Part of the Chelmon rostratus isolate fCheRos1 chromosome 13, fCheRos1.pri, whole genome shotgun sequence genome is shown below.
ctgatttatttttattttcatttcatttttgacaGTTTGTTCATGTTTGGTTAACTTGTCAAACATATTAGCACATGTTTTCAGATATctaaagcagctgcagtgaatgTACTTTCAGCATCAGTCCTCCCAATCAAAGAGCAGTGGCTTCTTTGTTGACTCATCATTTTGACATTTGGCagtcacacatacagagacTCATCACAGACACAGTTGAGATAATATTGTCTCTTCTGACAGAGGCCTTTGCAGACCAGAAGGAAGTCATGgcgtgtttctgtttctcttacTATCACTTTCACTGTcgcttcctcctcctgaagGCACTCAAAGTTACACTCTCCTCAAGAAGACAAAGGTTATCCTGTCAGATGAAGCAAAATATgatgaatgagagaaaataGGTTAAGGATATCTGTACACAGCACAACAAtaacacttacacacacagttactttGCACACAATGCCTAAAAAGCATTTAATATGATGAGCAGGTAAGGAGTTTTTATGCTCATTGACAAGATTTTGCTGTCTAGCCTCAAAACTCAAAGACAAGTATTTAGTTGattctttacttttattacCAATTAATCTGGTAACTCTTTTTTCAATTAACTGATTGTtggtttggtctataaaatgccaTTAAATTGCTAATTATGTCCGAACAACTGTCCAGGCAGCTTACAGCCTGTGTAGACAACTGATTATCAGCTACAAAACCGCTTTCCTCACTGTAGCCTAACAACAATTATCCAGAAGAGAGGACAAAACTCAGACAATTACacaaaaaagactgaaaataataaataataaaaacagctgtggacACCATGGAGTGTGAAACAAACATTATTAAGGCACATAAATTGAATACCCTGACACCACAGAATAACACATCACCAAGGGGGGCAAGAACAGACATGAATAAACTATGAAAACTCGCCAGCGGCTGCAGACACCAACATATATTAAGCAAAAAGGGAGATGCACAGTTTTTGTATGTGTACTGCACACacaagcgtgcacacacacacctctcctctgcagagttACATCCATCCCAGAGTTTGTTGTTGTGCTGACCTGTCTGAACGGCATTACGCGAGTCTCGTGCACCACAGAGCCCTCCTCAATCTGCTCCCGGTTTAACTTATTTGCTTGAACGTTCTCAAAGCATAATCTAGCCAGTCCATTCAGCCTCTCTGCCTCAGTGCGCTCCTTAAAGTTTGCACACACTCTGGCAACCGTGCCAGAGGTCAACAGttagaaacagcagaaagtcctCAGACACCTCGCCGAAGGTCAAAGTGAACAAAGGAGTCACCGCTGGAGGATCCACcatgagcattttagcatttagcatgttagccagACCCAGCATGCAGCATTGTGGGTGCgtttgatttgtgtcacttAGTCTGCTCGCCAGGTTGTGCAGTAAATAACGGATTAATGCAAACTATTTTTTGTACTTGAACCCATAGTGATATAATTCTTTATTATGTAATGGATGTGACTTGAAATATAGTGAAGTACAATActtgaggttaaaaaaaaaaagtataagtaaaataaatgacttttgAAAATACTCAGAAAAGTACATAGACGACTTTGTTACACAAACTagagtaaatgtaatttattactTACGTTACTtaatttttgcttgaaaaatgacttgaattATTAACTTCAACACAAGTGtcacaaattaattaatttctgttAGTTAACTGAAAAGTGGATCATCCTAGTTCTTCATAAATTCACCCCTCAGTGTAGTCCTTTAAATCATGTGTGGTCCCAGTGGGAATCAAACCCAGCACTGTAAGTTAGAAGTTAGCTCTGCTCTGAGCAGCGCGGGACCATAAATCTCCCCAAGACGTTGTATCTCTGTTGTGCACTGCATTGCACTTTATCACAGATTACTCGCTGTGTTTAAACTGTCATGTCAAACTTCAATCTGTTATTGTGCAAGTGGCAGAGAGGCTACACTGTTTAGCAGCTCCAGTCAGTAGAGGCAGCAGTGGGGTCTGGAGGGAAGCCAGTGTGGTGATGGCTGTAATGGATTCACACAGACAAGTGGCTCTCTGGGTCACCACGGGAACCTGGACACGTGTCTGACTCACCTATGGCAACAACAAAGACCTGcgacgtgtgtgtgcgtgtgtgtaaatgtgGCTCGCACCTTTGTTTGCTGTATCtcatgtttttacttttctctctctggctcgTTTCACAGTGAACACTGATACAGAAACAGCAGTGGTGAATGTTACGTACGCAACCAAGGAGGAAGCTAAAGTGTAAGCAGCACAAACAATCATGCAGCCGAAGCTCCAAGAGCGAGGCCTGTGACATATTTTTCCCTGCAATGCACAGACAACCAGCAGCCACACGAGCAGCGCTGTTCACATGCTTATCTGTGTACTTTACATGCATAGGGTCAGAGAACGGTCACATCATGGTCAAAACCTGAACACATTAAGCTGGCTAAATGTAAAAATTCACGTTTTTCTCTCCACGTCAGCCCTCTGTCCACACTTATCTGGCATTATTCTCACCTATAGAGGGAACTAAAGTGAAGTGAATCCCAGAGTGACAATGACAGaagtctgtctgtgcagcagcagagttaAAAAGACAACCTTGTGCCTCCTCTAACATTTTCTATGATCACGCAATTTAAATGTCAATACAGCCAATAacacatcacagctgctgttagctgaATTAATAATCATCAGATGATGTCACAATCATAAAACAATGATCTGATCCGCACCACTGGTGTTTATAATGTGGCCAAGTGAATATTTCATACTTGTTGTGTTGTCTGATGATACAAACAGACAAGTTAAGTAAGTTGAGTTGTGACGTGTTGTCTATGTGTTTGCCAACTGAGAAGAGGACAACAAAGAAGAGATGGGGCTGTTGTGGAGATTGAAATGCGACCTAAAAACACGAGAGCAGGCGCATGTTTTAGTCAGCTTAGTGTGGACACTAAGTCGTAATTTCTGATTAAAACTTTCCACCGTTGTTGTCATTTATTCAGAGTGTGCTGCTGATTTCACTTCACTTACCTCATTAAAGAGGTACTGTCCCTTAACGTTAATTTCTGACATACACAACCAATGCATGCAGGGAAGGCTGGATACATGAGGCAGCATCATGTACACACGTCGCTAAAAGCAAGCTTATCAAAGGCTTCGGCCTTTTGAATGTTCAAATCATAGTGACTCAAGAAATAACACAGAAGCGGTATACTGAGATATTATTATTTCCTTGTATTGACAATTGCAAGATCATTTTATTGTTCTTGGCTcatccctcctgctgctccccCACCTTGTGTTCCACCCTCCAGAGCCATTGAGAAGTTAACAGGACACCAGTTCGACGACTACTCTTTCAAGGTGTCATATATTGTGGACATGGATGCTGCTCCGCCCGACCAGGCTCCCCCCCGCACGCGGCGCGGGGGTCGGTCGTCCCGGGACCAGGGCGCCTCTCAGCCCGGGCCCTCAGGAGAACTCGGTGCTCTGCGCCCCAGACAACACGACTTCCCCCTGCGCATGCTCGTGCCTACTCAGTTCGTGGGAGCCATCATCGGCAAGGAGGGCCTCACCATCAAGAATGTCACCAAACAGACACAGTCCAAGTGAGCTGCTCTCTCACATTACATCTCGCCTGGTTCCTGTTCTGTTCATGCTTCATTAAATCCTCTGACAGCTCCGCTCTAATTTTGTTGAAGTTTGAATTAATTAGGCATTTTGGCGCTGTATCCAGGCTTGCATTTGAAGACCATTTCTCTGAGATATGATGCAAGACAGAACACAGTAGAAGTTTTATCTTGTCAAATTTTGGAAATGAGTAGACCAAATGATTCAGGGGTGAAAGATGGCAtgtttcttttgctttaaaATTTGCTTTTGTCAAAAACACCATCCAATTCTTAAAtagtttcttctctttttaccttatttttcttctttgttttcttccgGTCTGTAAGACACAACATGTCAAACTTTAACAAGTAGATTTTACTTTCTTCTCTCGCCTCTGTCCCCGTCcttctcactgtctgtctctccctctctcagggTGGACATTCATCGGAAGGAAAATGCAGGTGCAGCAGAAAAGCCCATCACCATCCACTCAACTCCGGAGGGCTGCTCCTCCGCCTGTCGCATGATCCTAGACATCATGCAGAAGGAGGCCAACGAGACCAAGACGTGAGTCTGCACTGCGACATACGCATGCATTCAtaaacatgtgtgcacacacacttagccGTGCTTCTGCAGGGCATGTATACACTCCCTCAGGGAGATTAGCCATAATGTCTACAGGGCTATAATCTTATCCTTTAACCTGCCTGCGCACCTTTTAATCTCACTGTGCATTCTCTTGCTTGGACCActaacacagtaaacacagtgcaCACGACACACTCACATAGGCTAACACGTGACCGCAGCTTAGCATTTAAGAAACAAGGCCAACATGTCTAATTGGGCTTGACACTTTTAACAAGATACCTTTTGCGCCTTTTAAACACTTTGAACGTCTGCTGGATCTGAGCATCAACACCAACCACTAACACATAATACtgctatttatttatctttatttgttttcaagtgttttgtgTGACAGGGGGGCTGCACTTACTAACATTGCCCCTAGCAGTGTGCAGACAGCACTTGTTGTTTGGGATGCAAGGGCTCGATCCTACATTGCTGGAttcagaaaagcaaaaaaaaaaacatttgcttccATTTAAATAGACATATATTTGCAAGATACGGTAGAAAACATCATGCTGTGGTCTCCCAGTGAACCAGAGAATATTTCATGCTGCTGGGTGGGATGATTAAGGCTGCTGAGCATGCATGTGAAACTTTGAGCATTCGGTCCAAACCATTTTTCACGTCTTGCTGCAATAACATCACACTTTGCTTCCTGCTGATCTCCTGACATCCAGAGGAAGCACATTTTTGTGAACAcaactgtgttttcttcttctcgtGCTCGCTAGGTAGAAATTCAAACCACGTTTCACACTGTTGaaggaataattcaacattttgcttAAGACTGGGAAAAGGGGGTAAACACTGGGAAACAGCCAGCATTGCTATCtggtgtaaaaacaacactttgctgattcacattttaattagcaAGCTTTACAGATGCTAGTAGGTGtgttttgtcacctttggatagagccaggctacctgttGCTCCATATCCAGTCTTTATGGTAAGCAAAGCTAATCAGCTATATGGCTTTAACCTCATATTTACCATAAAAACAAGAGAGTGGTGTCGATTTTCTCATCTCACTCAGCAAGAAAACCAATCAGcaatttttttcaaaatctctAACTattcattaaaatgtataaataaagaagatgggttaaaaaaaagttttaaagtgGGCTGTAGCGCTCAATGCCAGcaatattttcctgtaaattaAAAGCATTTGGAAGGCAGTGAAGAGCCACTCAAGACAGCTCAAAAGAGTAGAATTTCATGTCATCTAGCTCGTGTTCCTGTTGAGTCTGAATGCAATTGTTGCTTTATTCAAAGCGTCTGCCAAATGAATGTGATGTAATATAATGACAAGAATTCAGGCTGGTCTGATCCGCTTCAGTCTGTCAAAACAGCAATCCTCCTCTCAAAAGTCACAACAACATCCACACGCCCGCTGCATACCGACTTAATAACACCACCCTGGCCTGCCTGGGTGCCACACCTGCACAAACGAACGTGTCACCTCAGGCGCCCCACACACTGTAATCTCACTAAGGAGGCCCGGTGACACCCAGAGAAACCCCAACCAGCTCAGCCTTTAAAACCGCGACACTGTCATCTCCCCTCAATGGCCCCACAGCTCACCCCAAACTGATTTCAGCAAACATCAAAACTCACAGATTATAACATGCCCCTCCcttacgcacacacatgctgccacAAAGTCTGCAACCCCACCCAAAAGAACCCCCAACATCTGGTTACCCTCCACCccaccacaccacaccacaaCCTTAATTCATACATACACCCCACAATTGTAGCACAGAACAGAAGTTTAGATTATACAGAAATGATGCTCCTGTCCAACATATTGTCATCTACACACACTCATctgcacacatatatacatacataaatacacacatgccaACATGCATACACTAAGGGTGTGTTGttgttagttttgttttaaaaaataagaaatgttttattttatgggTCTGTTATTTTCTAATATTTCCTGAACGTTTCCTTGAAAGAACTGtgcaatttgtgttttttaaagttatttaatTAGTTTAAAAACAAGTGATGGTTTCCAGAGAAATTTCTATGAAAGAAGGCCTCAATTTATCccaaagaaatgttttgttatcGTTATTAGAATTGAATGAATAAACgaatgaattaattaatgcatGCAACTATGCTtaattttcacaatcaaatCTTTAGGCCTTCGCTGTCTTCAAAACAAGACAATTCATCACTGGCAAAACCCCCTCATTTACCATATAATATCGGAGAAATAAGAATAGATATTAAATAACTCatctcgcctcctcctccaggctctTGAGACAAAGCTAAAGACATCAAAATTAAACAGCCATTTCAATTTGTTCCCATCTGCACACCAAAACATTTCAGGGTTTTATCAAGGCATTTCATGCAAAATGAACTTTCTTAACTCATCATAATTTGTACAGTACAAAAGAGAATGGGACTTACTTTCCACTTCAGCCAAATTACACAGCTTGTATAATTTGAATTCCtcctgaatatttttaaatctACCAGCCTCAATAGCAAGAGGAAGAATGCAAGAATAATGTGAGCTAGATAAGCAAGATGCAACATTTGATTCAGGGCCACACTTTTGTTTgatgtgcacatacagtacgtCCTTAATTTTGGCTTTGACAAACCGCACTTTTACTCAAAgctttattattcatatatgTTAAACTGCATGTTTCCCTGTCGACAAATTTAACACTTTTGCATGTGCAGTTAAGCTGCTGTGCGCAGACTGTAAGAGGTCTTGCTGGTTATTGGAAGTGTAGGCCTACTAATTGAACACTGTCaccattttatttataaaattaCACAGTTGTTTCcaggaaaatcctgcagcatCCTACATTAAAAGGAATTAAActatttatcagtttatttatattatgatgacaaaaaagacatcaaaattaaatttaaaaagtgtaaaaatcaaGGAGAAAATCTctagttttactgttttcatttgcttaGAAGGCATTATCAAaagatcatttcatttcattttcacctgtGATTACCAGAAGCATTTTCTGAGGTTATTacaacagtaaagctgcagtgaACAGTGTCTCCTTTCTGCAGGAATCACACCAACTTTTCCACAAACTCTGCTGCAAAATGGGGCTGAATTGATCAtcttccgtttttttttttctgtgaaaatgtgtaaaaaccAAAAAAGGAATCATCACGTACACTCATTTCTTGACATTGTGCTTACAGCAGCACTTCCAGCTGGGCAATTATCCGCATTCCTGTTCATCCCCATCGCACCATAACATTCCTCACGCCGCATCAGTGGCACTCAGCAGAACTTATCTTCTATCACTTTGCCTAAcctgaatgtgtgtgggtgtgtgttcgTAGGACGGAGGACATCTCTCTCAAAATCCTCGCCCACAACAGCCTCGTGGGCCGGCTGATTGGGAAGGAGGGCCGCAACCTGAAGAAGAttgaggaggagacagggacCAAGATTACCATCTCCTCGTAAGTCGCCGCTCCCGCCTTCCtctttgaaaacaaacacacaccagaggATCTGAACACTATGACTTGATCGCCTGTATGACTGTGGAACAGCAGCAATTATACTTCCAAAGATGACGACCAAATTTAAACCAATGCACAAATAACAGGCAGCGATACCAACGCCTTGGTGCCACACCTTTCTCCACCCGTGCTCATTTGCCTCCCAGCATGTGGTTTCACTTAACTGAGTTGTTAGAGAACAAATGTGAAGAGTTGATTACAGCTCCTTCACTCCAGAACATGATATTAGAGAGGTGGTGGTTACGCCCCATTTAACGAACCGTGCTCACCAACCTTCGTTCATTTAGGGCTAATGAATTGCTCTGTCTCGGTGAGCTCTGAGGACGTAATGAGCCTTGAGGATGAGAGGCGGAGggaggcggagagagagaagggagaaggTCCTTTTGAGAAGAGGCAAACAGTACATTCAATATTGATGCTTCGGTGAAATCCTTTCAGAGTGTCCTCCAAGTCCACCATCGCCGATGACAGAATGGATTGGTTCTGCTTCAAAGGCCCagagtttttattgtttctacAGCTTCCAGGCTAACTGCTCCAGTGAGCCGTCGCTTATTTGATTTGCGTATTTTAATACGTGTACAGCTCAGCTGCTGTATAAGCCTCATGTAAAGGcgataaaaacaaatatttgttaACAGGGGTGCTGATCCCATGAAAGAATATATAGAGGAAAACAATATTGGGCCAGCACAGATTACCCATGTAGGTTAGCagtataaatgtatataatatatagtatATTCTATAAAAGTATCAACATCATAATTTCAACTACCAACATTTTCTGATGCCTTACTTTAACACTGAGCAGGTTTGCACATACCAATTATGCATACTAATAGACATTTCAATATAGTTTACTATAATATAGtgaaatatttatatacataaCTCACTTGGGGTTACAGCTAATAccttattattgttattgttatttcatGAGCATAATTAGTTATTTACTTTGAATGATCTCTGCTCTGGGAGAAGTAGGGAGGGTTTAATTTTTACCCCTCAGACGGGTAGCTCCATGGGCTGGTCCGGGTAAAACCAACTGTactacaaacaaaacactgctcaCCTTCCCCTTCATCTGAGTGTTGGGCAGGACGAGGAGGACTGACTGTGGGTTGGCTAGAAATGCACCTGCATAACGAGGGCAGAACCGATTATTGATTTAATTTCGGCTAAATGGACAAAACGTTAAGCCTGTAAGAATATGTGTATTTACTAGcaagtaaaatgaaaacaccAGAGTGATATTATTGTACTGTAGCTTGCTTGCGACTGGCTTCAACATTCAGCCAGGACACTATTCACAAAATGCTAACGTAGCTTTGTGGGTTTTCATGGGCACTTGCCTttcttggagaaaaaaaagggtaaTTAAATAGTTGCCCTTTGTTCTCCCTCTGAGGCCTTGTCGGCTtggctttctgtctctgtctccatgaTTTTGATGCCTGCGTGATTCACACACTAACCGTCAGctattttccttctttcctgaCTCGCGAGCGCAACTAGGTAGGACTGAACCATTCGATATTTGTACTGAGGGGTGTTATCTGGCAGGCTACCtggattactttttttttttctaaggaatggacaaacacaccatAATTTTATTGACGAAATTAGAAACgattaaaatattatattagGGGCCCTGCATATTGTCCTCGAATAATTAATGTTCTATGTTTACATAATGTTTTTGAGGATCCCTGTGAGCCCAGGACCTTTGGAATCATCCTAATTTGCCTTACTGTAATGGCGCCTGTGCTTGTCAAGACTTCCCTCATGTTACAATAACCAAGTGAGCGTTACAGCGGcaaaatcagtgttttgtgtaACTGTGAGAACAACTTTAAGAGTTTGTCACTCAaacttattgttattattaatattaagaTTATTTATCttaagttattttttgtttaatttcagaCCGACTGAGTCGTGATTTGGCTGTTTCACTAAATGATAAGATCAAGCTAAATATCTTGCTGCACTTTTTTTCTATACTAATGTCTTCTAAACTAGTTTTGCTCTCCAAATAATAAGTAAGAATAGATTAGTCCATCCCACTTGTACACACGTTATGGTATTCACATCCTGACCTTCAGAGATATAAACTAGCTGTTAAAAGTGGCACACCACCAGTAATTGCTGGTAATTACGAGTTTCCCACTTGTAAATAGCGCTCACGTCAGCCTCCAAGTCGTTAAATACGACTGAgagattaagatttttttcttatGCTCTGATATTGCCGACTAAATTACACGTAAGTGTCTGGAAATCAAGGAAACAAAGATGTCTCACATCAGCCACAGTCCATGTAATTAAACCCAAATTTAATGGACAATGTTATActttaatgtactgtatttttaacTTGCACACAACCAACTCTGTAATCAGCCATCTTGAGTTGTCAGCTGACGTGAATGCACAAAAGTCGTCAACATGGCATCTACCATCCATCCCATATGAGGTGAATCAAACCATATTGaattgcattctgggaaatggaGGAACCATTGTTTTCAGAGCTTGATTCAAATTAAGGAGCTTCAAAACAGACTACCTTGGATTCTGCTTCTGCGGATTTGaccttttttacatttcctccaGATGTACGGAAATGCAGAACTAAATTGCTTATTAGCTAAGCAAGAAATTGCAATGTTAGTTAAGGATGTTGATGATACAACCTTCAACAACGCTGAAGTTAgataaacacaaagacaggaaaagcaATTACAATTAGCTCAGTCACCGAGACTTTCTCGGAAAACGTGAGCAGAATGCTCAGAAGAAAGGGTATgcctgttctctgtgtttgtagtTGCATATGATTATACttatttgtgcgtgtgtgtcaccTCCTGTGCAGGTTACAAGATTTAACCATTTACAACCCTGAGAGGACCATCACGGTGAAGGGCAGCTTGGAGGCGCGTTGCAGAGCCGAGGCAGAGATCATGAAGAAACTGAGGGAAGCCTACGAGAATGACATTGCTGCTATAAACGTAAGCCGAGCTGAAAGGTTACCATGGGCAGGCTTCTTCAGCAtcccaatgtgtgtgtgtgtgtgtgtgtgtgtagttatgATCTCAGGTTGACTCACACAGAATGACAGGTGAACAACGGAGAGGAGTGATGATATACAGCGGGATAACATTGCCTCCCCATTCAATATGTTGCCACCAGCATTCGTAATGCGTGCGTTGTCTGCTTGGTAAATGGATAATAAGTAAACGATCACAGCATAGCTCATCAGTGAGTCGGTTGTTTGAGCACAGCATGtctgcgtacgtgtgtgtgtgtgtgtctgtttcacagAGCCTCTGACTCACGCTCACTTCCCcgctgtgtgggtctgtgttCCTGCTGTAACACACTGCGTTTCCCAGCATCCATCTGATATCTGTAggccgctctctctctcacccagcTCCTCTTTCACACTGCCCCGGATGACATCaccagtgctgcagcacagagaggtcAGCCTCGGAGGAAGAGAGATCGTGATGATATCACATGCTGCGCCCTCCCTATTGCATTGCAGTAATGCAGGGATAGATGCTGATAAAGTGATTGCATTCACTGTGATGATGCTCACGAtgagcaggagctgctggtggagggaACCAGTACCAGTACTGCGAACCAgtatctgctttttctttgctaCTTCTGCACAAGCTGCCATTGTCCCCTTCAGTTTGACTATCCAAATATTGGCTCGGAAATCATCATCAAGAAGTATCACGCAGCATGCGGTTAAACTGTGCTGGctggtgagagcagctctggcaccTGTCGGGCTGAGTGTCGAGTCTGCAGCAAGCGGTGAGGGCCATCTAGCGTGACACTGTGGATATTACACAAAGCTCTCTGGGAACAAGGAAGTGAAAGTGGACCGCGTGTCTCTGCACGGCCATGAAACCAGAATAGCTGACTTGACTTTGaaggagaaatgtttttgtcttgccattacagcagcacactgcGCTGTGAAAACCACTCACCTCCAAAAACAAAGCcttgtgacaatgcatttttcAAATAGCTCAGTGGctttttaaatggtttatttaGCTAAAGGAGTACTGGAACACTTAAAAATCCCAAATCACTGGACAGCTGCGAATAGAACAAATAAAAGTTACACTTTTATGTGATGGAGTTAGTGGTAGTGAAGGTAGTGAACACTTCATGCAACACGGGCTGCAAGtcactgtcattttttattatcagttaatCTGGAGATAATTAAATTGATTGATAATAAGACATGGTAAACAATGCCCATCACTATTTCCTGTACTGTTTAGTATTTTCACTGATTCATGATTTTAAAGATTACCTGATTACCATTATCCTCATTTTTCACTAGATATTTAACTTTCTTACTTTAAAGGtgaaaaacatctaaaacacCACTTAGATTCATTTCTGCGACCCCATTCACACAAGACTTTGCCTTTGCTATTTAAATGATTTGTAAATGATtggtgtttattcattgtttaaaaaaacaggtaaaagtGTACTTACGTAGAAGGAGTCATTTGCATTTGCTTCTCTTTACCTCTTATGAGCAGGAGATTTTGTAAACCTCCAGACGTAAAATCCAACTTAAAATCTGGATTAACTGGtctgctcctttaaaaaaaacttatttttcagtgaaaattgTGAGCCATAATTAAGTTAAGTTAGTTTTCGACTTGCTACTAAAAtctgcctctcttcttctgcataGCAACAGGCTAACCTGATCCCAGGCTTGAACCTGAACGCTCTGGGCATCTTCTCCTCTGGTCTGCCggtgctgccccctgctgctgGACCACGAGGTGCAGTGCCCCCTGTGGCACCAGCAGGATACAACCCATTCTTAGTGAgtatgctgtttttttgtt
Proteins encoded:
- the igf2bp2a gene encoding insulin-like growth factor 2 mRNA-binding protein 2a isoform X2, yielding MNKLYVGNLSPSVTVEDLKELFGERKLPVADQVLLKSGYAFVDFPDQNSAIKAIETLSGKVELHGKVIEVDYSVPKKLRSRKIQIRNIPPHLQWEVLDGLLAQYGTVENVEQVNTDTETAVVNVTYATKEEAKVAIEKLTGHQFDDYSFKVSYIVDMDAAPPDQAPPRTRRGGRSSRDQGASQPGPSGELGALRPRQHDFPLRMLVPTQFVGAIIGKEGLTIKNVTKQTQSKVDIHRKENAGAAEKPITIHSTPEGCSSACRMILDIMQKEANETKTTEDISLKILAHNSLVGRLIGKEGRNLKKIEEETGTKITISSLQDLTIYNPERTITVKGSLEARCRAEAEIMKKLREAYENDIAAINQQANLIPGLNLNALGIFSSGLPVLPPAAGPRGAVPPVAPAGYNPFLQQAQEQEVVYLFIPTQAVGALIGKKGQHIKQLAHFAGASIKIAPAENPNVTERMVIITGTPEAQFKAQGRIYGKLKEENFFTAKEEVKLETHIKVPSTAAGRVIGKGGKTVNELQNLTSAEVIVPRDQTPDENDEVFVKISGHFFASQTAQRKIREIIQQVKQQEQKHQQGAAVSPHHSK
- the igf2bp2a gene encoding insulin-like growth factor 2 mRNA-binding protein 2a isoform X3, producing the protein MSWSRKIQIRNIPPHLQWEVLDGLLAQYGTVENVEQVNTDTETAVVNVTYATKEEAKVAIEKLTGHQFDDYSFKVSYIVDMDAAPPDQAPPRTRRGGRSSRDQGASQPGPSGELGALRPRQHDFPLRMLVPTQFVGAIIGKEGLTIKNVTKQTQSKVDIHRKENAGAAEKPITIHSTPEGCSSACRMILDIMQKEANETKTTEDISLKILAHNSLVGRLIGKEGRNLKKIEEETGTKITISSLQDLTIYNPERTITVKGSLEARCRAEAEIMKKLREAYENDIAAINQQANLIPGLNLNALGIFSSGLPVLPPAAGPRGAVPPVAPAGYNPFLSHSSHLSGLYGVPPASAITYQHSQQAQEQEVVYLFIPTQAVGALIGKKGQHIKQLAHFAGASIKIAPAENPNVTERMVIITGTPEAQFKAQGRIYGKLKEENFFTAKEEVKLETHIKVPSTAAGRVIGKGGKTVNELQNLTSAEVIVPRDQTPDENDEVFVKISGHFFASQTAQRKIREIIQQVKQQEQKHQQGAAVSPHHSK